The following are encoded together in the Paraburkholderia sp. BL10I2N1 genome:
- a CDS encoding polyamine ABC transporter substrate-binding protein — protein sequence MSVCHLRHAVAGAALLAMTGLSALSATPALAADTELNVYNWSDYIAKDTIPNFEKQTGIKVKYDNYDSDDTLQAKLLAGSSGYDIVVPTSNYMAKQIQAGVYQKLDKSQMPNLKNLNPVLMKMISDADPGNQYGVPWAYGTDGIGYNVQAVQKALGANAPVDSWALVFDPANLSKLKGCGVSFLDQAVDVFAATLQYMHKDPNSTNPADYQAAFEVLKKVRPYITQFNSSGYINDLANNDICVALGWSGDVGIARRRSMEAKRSYEVKFSNAKEGGLLWFDVMVVPKDAPHPEAAMKWINYIEDAKVNSEITNEVFYPTANLAARQFVTPAVAQDQTVYPPDDVLGKMTLMKPMPTDILRLENRLWAQLKTGH from the coding sequence ATGAGCGTTTGTCATCTTCGTCACGCGGTCGCGGGGGCCGCTCTTCTCGCCATGACGGGTCTGTCAGCGCTGTCCGCGACTCCGGCACTGGCGGCGGACACCGAACTGAACGTGTACAACTGGTCGGATTACATCGCCAAGGACACGATTCCGAACTTCGAGAAGCAGACCGGCATCAAGGTCAAGTACGACAACTACGACAGCGACGACACGTTGCAGGCCAAGCTGCTTGCAGGCAGCTCGGGCTATGACATCGTCGTGCCGACCTCGAACTACATGGCCAAGCAGATTCAGGCCGGTGTCTACCAGAAGCTCGATAAGTCGCAGATGCCGAACCTCAAGAACCTCAATCCGGTTCTGATGAAGATGATCTCCGACGCCGATCCGGGCAACCAGTACGGCGTGCCCTGGGCCTACGGCACGGACGGTATCGGCTACAACGTGCAGGCCGTGCAAAAAGCGCTCGGCGCGAATGCGCCGGTGGACAGCTGGGCACTCGTATTCGATCCCGCCAATCTGTCGAAGCTCAAGGGTTGCGGCGTGTCCTTCCTCGATCAGGCAGTCGACGTATTCGCCGCAACACTGCAGTACATGCACAAGGATCCGAACAGCACGAACCCGGCCGACTATCAGGCCGCTTTCGAAGTGCTGAAGAAAGTCCGCCCGTACATCACCCAGTTCAATTCGTCGGGCTACATCAACGACCTGGCGAACAACGACATCTGCGTCGCGCTGGGCTGGTCAGGCGACGTCGGTATCGCCCGACGCCGATCGATGGAAGCCAAGCGCTCGTACGAAGTCAAATTCTCGAACGCGAAGGAAGGCGGCCTGCTGTGGTTCGACGTGATGGTCGTGCCGAAGGATGCACCGCATCCGGAAGCGGCGATGAAGTGGATCAACTACATCGAAGATGCGAAGGTCAACTCGGAAATCACCAACGAAGTGTTCTATCCGACGGCGAACCTCGCCGCACGCCAGTTCGTGACGCCGGCCGTCGCACAGGACCAGACCGTTTATCCGCCGGACGACGTGCTCGGCAAGATGACGCTGATGAAGCCGATGCCGACCGACATCCTGCGGCTTGAAAACCGCCTCTGGGCCCAACTGAAAACGGGTCACTAA
- a CDS encoding aspartate aminotransferase family protein, which produces MSYRTEEVAYVQPAQPAASAQVAQVTQGRSTAEYRALDAAHHIHPFSDMGSLNQAGSRVIVKAQGVYLWDSEGNKIIDGMAGLWCVNVGYGRKELADAAYRQLQELPFYNTFFKTTHPPVIELSALLAELAPAPFNHFFYCNSGSEGNDTVLRIVHQYWATQGKKLKKYVISRKNGYHGSTIAGGTLGGMGYMHEQMPSQVEHIVHIDQPYWFGEGGDRTPEEFGLERARQLETEILELGPENVAAFIGEPFQGAGGVIFPPSTYWPEIQRICRKYDILLVADEVIGGFGRTGEWFAHQHFGFEPDLITMAKGLTSGYVPMGAVGLHDRVAKAIIENGDFNHGLTYSGHPVAAAVAVANLKLLRDEKIIERVKNETGPYFQKRLRETFANHPIVGDISGVGLVAGIQLAKDPKTRTRFENGGDVGTICRDFCFNGNLIMRATGDRMLLSPPLVITKEEIDEIVSKAKKAIDATAQQLGLS; this is translated from the coding sequence ATGAGCTACAGAACAGAAGAAGTCGCATACGTACAACCCGCTCAGCCAGCGGCGAGCGCGCAGGTCGCACAGGTCACGCAAGGACGCAGCACCGCCGAGTATCGCGCGCTCGATGCCGCGCACCACATCCATCCGTTCTCGGACATGGGATCGCTCAATCAGGCTGGCAGCCGCGTGATCGTGAAGGCGCAAGGCGTCTATCTGTGGGATTCGGAAGGCAACAAGATCATCGACGGCATGGCGGGCCTGTGGTGCGTGAACGTCGGCTACGGCCGCAAGGAACTCGCCGACGCCGCCTACAGGCAGTTGCAGGAACTGCCGTTCTATAACACGTTCTTCAAGACGACCCATCCGCCCGTCATCGAACTGTCCGCACTGCTCGCGGAACTGGCGCCCGCGCCGTTCAATCACTTCTTCTACTGCAACAGCGGCTCCGAAGGCAACGACACCGTGCTGCGCATCGTCCATCAGTACTGGGCCACGCAGGGCAAGAAGCTGAAGAAGTATGTGATCTCGCGCAAGAACGGCTATCACGGCTCGACGATCGCCGGCGGCACGCTCGGCGGCATGGGCTACATGCATGAACAGATGCCGTCGCAGGTCGAACACATCGTGCATATCGACCAGCCCTACTGGTTCGGCGAAGGCGGCGACAGGACGCCGGAAGAGTTCGGCCTCGAGCGCGCGCGGCAACTGGAGACCGAGATCCTCGAACTCGGGCCGGAGAACGTTGCGGCCTTCATCGGTGAGCCTTTCCAGGGAGCGGGCGGCGTGATCTTCCCGCCGTCGACGTACTGGCCGGAAATCCAGCGGATCTGCCGCAAGTACGACATTTTGCTCGTCGCGGACGAAGTGATCGGTGGCTTTGGCCGCACCGGCGAATGGTTCGCCCATCAGCACTTCGGCTTCGAACCCGACCTGATCACGATGGCCAAGGGGCTGACGAGCGGCTATGTGCCGATGGGCGCAGTCGGCCTGCACGACCGCGTGGCGAAAGCGATCATCGAGAACGGCGACTTCAATCACGGCCTCACCTATTCCGGTCACCCGGTTGCGGCAGCGGTCGCGGTCGCGAACCTGAAGCTCCTGCGCGACGAGAAGATCATCGAGCGCGTGAAGAACGAGACGGGTCCCTACTTCCAGAAGCGCCTGCGCGAGACGTTCGCCAATCACCCGATCGTCGGCGATATCTCCGGCGTGGGGCTCGTCGCCGGCATCCAGCTCGCGAAGGATCCGAAAACACGCACGCGCTTCGAAAACGGTGGCGACGTCGGGACGATCTGCCGCGACTTCTGCTTCAACGGCAACCTGATTATGCGCGCCACCGGTGACAGGATGCTGCTGTCGCCGCCGCTCGTGATCACGAAGGAAGAAATCGATGAAATCGTATCGAAGGCGAAAAAGGCCATCGACGCGACCGCACAACAACTCGGCCTTTCATAA
- a CDS encoding glutamine synthetase family protein, translating to MHDIDEFLKKHRITEIEAIIPDMAGIARGKIIPRSKFESGESMRLPQAVMIQTVTGDYPEDGTLTGVTDPDMVCVPDPSTIRIIPWAVDPTAQVIHDCVHFDGTPVAISPRRVLRRVLEMYKAKGWKPVVAPELEFYLVDMNKDPDLPLQPPIGRTGRPETGRQAYSIEAVNEFDPLFEDIYEYCDIQELEVDTLIHEVGAAQMEINFLHGDPLNLADRVFLFKRTVREAALRHKMYATFMAKPMEGEPGSAMHVHQSLVDEETGHNLFTGADGKPTELFDGYIAGLQKYTPALMPIFAPYINSYRRLSRFMAAPINVQWGYDNRTVGFRIPHSGPQARRIENRIPGVDCNPYLAIAATLAAGYLGMTQRLKPTEPLISDGYELPYQLPRNLEEGLTLMGACEPMAEMLGDKFVKAYLALKETEYEAFFRVISSWERRHLLLHV from the coding sequence ATGCATGACATCGACGAGTTTCTGAAGAAACACCGCATCACCGAGATCGAAGCAATTATTCCCGACATGGCCGGGATCGCACGCGGCAAGATCATTCCTCGCAGCAAGTTCGAATCCGGCGAATCCATGCGCCTGCCGCAAGCGGTGATGATCCAGACCGTAACGGGTGACTATCCGGAAGACGGCACCCTGACCGGCGTCACCGATCCCGACATGGTTTGCGTACCCGACCCGTCGACGATCCGCATCATTCCGTGGGCTGTCGACCCCACCGCCCAGGTGATCCACGACTGCGTCCACTTCGACGGCACGCCCGTCGCCATCTCGCCGCGCCGCGTTCTGCGCCGCGTGCTCGAAATGTACAAGGCCAAGGGCTGGAAACCGGTTGTCGCACCGGAGCTGGAGTTCTACCTGGTCGACATGAACAAGGATCCGGATCTGCCACTGCAACCGCCGATCGGCCGGACGGGCCGTCCGGAAACGGGACGTCAGGCGTATTCGATCGAAGCCGTCAACGAATTCGATCCGCTCTTCGAAGACATCTACGAGTACTGCGATATCCAGGAACTGGAAGTCGACACGCTGATCCATGAGGTCGGCGCCGCGCAGATGGAAATCAACTTCCTGCATGGCGACCCGCTCAATCTGGCCGACCGCGTGTTCCTCTTCAAGCGGACCGTGCGCGAAGCCGCGCTGCGCCACAAGATGTATGCGACGTTCATGGCCAAGCCGATGGAAGGCGAGCCAGGTTCGGCCATGCACGTCCATCAGAGCCTCGTGGATGAAGAAACCGGCCATAACCTCTTCACCGGCGCGGACGGCAAGCCGACCGAACTGTTCGACGGCTATATCGCCGGCCTGCAGAAGTACACGCCTGCTTTGATGCCGATTTTCGCGCCCTATATCAACTCGTACCGCCGGCTGTCGCGCTTCATGGCCGCGCCGATCAATGTGCAATGGGGTTACGACAATCGCACGGTGGGTTTCCGGATTCCGCATTCCGGCCCGCAGGCGCGCCGGATCGAAAACCGCATCCCCGGCGTGGATTGCAATCCGTATCTGGCGATTGCCGCGACGCTTGCGGCGGGCTATCTCGGCATGACGCAGCGCCTCAAGCCGACCGAGCCGCTGATCAGCGACGGCTACGAGCTGCCGTATCAACTGCCGCGCAATCTCGAAGAGGGTCTGACGTTGATGGGCGCCTGCGAACCGATGGCCGAAATGCTCGGCGACAAGTTCGTCAAGGCCTACCTCGCCCTGAAAGAAACCGAGTATGAAGCGTTCTTCCGCGTGATCAGTTCGTGGGAACGCAGGCATTTGCTGCTGCATGTTTAA
- a CDS encoding gamma-glutamyl-gamma-aminobutyrate hydrolase family protein, whose product MQTKPLVGVSADRTMMGAHASHVVGEKYIAAIVDGSDALAMLLPALGAKQSATDILAAVDGLLFTGSYSNVEPHHYGGDASAPGTLHDAARDATTLPLMRAAIEAGVPVLAICRGFQEMNVVFGGTLHQSVHAVEGFNDHRENKDDELAVQYSPSHPIQLTEGGLLQRLAAGANEARVNSLHGQGVERLGNGLVTEATAPDGLIEAVSVKGARAFALGVQWHPEWKHADDALSTAIFQAFGAACRDRMRIRAGLAAASAAAL is encoded by the coding sequence ATGCAAACAAAACCATTGGTCGGCGTGAGCGCCGACAGAACGATGATGGGTGCGCATGCGTCGCACGTGGTCGGCGAAAAGTACATCGCCGCGATCGTCGACGGTTCGGACGCACTGGCCATGCTATTGCCCGCGCTCGGCGCGAAGCAATCCGCTACGGACATTCTCGCGGCGGTCGATGGCCTGCTGTTCACCGGCAGCTATTCGAACGTGGAACCGCATCACTATGGCGGCGATGCGAGCGCACCCGGCACGCTGCACGACGCCGCACGCGATGCGACGACCTTGCCGCTGATGCGCGCGGCCATCGAAGCCGGTGTTCCGGTGCTGGCCATCTGCCGTGGTTTTCAGGAAATGAACGTCGTGTTCGGCGGGACGCTGCATCAAAGCGTTCACGCAGTGGAGGGCTTTAACGACCACCGCGAGAACAAGGACGACGAACTGGCCGTGCAGTACTCACCTTCCCATCCGATCCAGCTCACCGAAGGCGGCTTGCTGCAGCGCCTCGCAGCGGGCGCGAATGAGGCGCGGGTGAATTCGCTGCATGGACAGGGCGTCGAGCGGCTGGGCAACGGTCTCGTGACCGAAGCCACCGCGCCGGATGGCTTGATCGAAGCGGTCAGCGTCAAGGGGGCCCGCGCTTTCGCCCTGGGTGTGCAGTGGCACCCCGAGTGGAAGCATGCCGACGACGCGCTGTCCACCGCGATCTTTCAGGCGTTCGGCGCAGCCTGCCGCGATCGAATGCGCATCAGGGCTGGTCTTGCCGCGGCATCCGCCGCGGCGCTGTGA
- a CDS encoding cupin domain-containing protein: protein MSIEVATRLQYIRKKNGLSQRELAKRAGVTNGTISLIEQNRVSPSVGSLKKLLECIPMSLAEFFTFEIEASRSIVSRRAEMPNLGTESIEFYLAASSVKDRNMCIMREVYQPLSDTGGEMLQHTGHEGGVVVSGQLELTVDGTTWLLDPGDSYYFESRLPHRFRNPSAEQVCEVVSANSPPSF, encoded by the coding sequence ATGTCCATCGAAGTAGCGACCCGTCTTCAGTACATCCGTAAGAAGAATGGTCTTTCTCAACGCGAGCTGGCCAAGCGCGCGGGCGTCACGAACGGCACGATCTCACTGATCGAACAGAACCGGGTGAGTCCTTCCGTCGGATCGCTGAAAAAGCTGCTCGAATGCATACCGATGAGTCTCGCGGAATTTTTCACGTTCGAGATCGAGGCTAGCCGCTCGATCGTGTCGCGCCGCGCCGAAATGCCCAATCTCGGCACGGAGTCGATCGAGTTCTATCTCGCGGCCTCGAGCGTGAAGGACCGCAACATGTGCATCATGCGCGAGGTCTACCAACCACTCTCCGATACCGGAGGGGAGATGTTGCAGCACACAGGACACGAGGGCGGCGTAGTCGTCAGCGGTCAACTCGAACTGACCGTCGACGGCACGACGTGGCTGCTCGACCCCGGCGACAGCTATTACTTCGAAAGCCGTTTGCCGCATCGCTTTCGCAATCCCAGCGCGGAGCAGGTCTGCGAGGTCGTGTCCGCGAATTCACCGCCGAGCTTCTGA
- a CDS encoding aldehyde dehydrogenase — protein sequence MEKKTLAYWKDKAATLSIEGRAFIDGEYRDAQSGRTFDCVSPIDGKVLVKVADSGAADVDAAVAAARRAFDARGWAGLNPRARKAILLRWAGLIREHLDELSLLETLDAGKPIGDTTSVDVPGAAYCVEWFAEAIDKVGGEVVPSDHHLVGLVTREPIGVVAAVVPWNFPILMASWKFGPALAAGNSVVLKPSEKSPLTAIRLAQLALEAGIPRGVFNVVPGGGEPGKLLALHQDVDCLAFTGSTNVGKLIMQYAGQSNLKRVWLELGGKSPNIVMPDCPDLDRAANAAAGAIFYNMGEMCTAGSRLLVHRDIKDVFLDKLVAAARSYTPGNPLDPGTSMGAIVDQVQLDRVLGYIEAGRAEAKLLLGGGRVTPEAGGFYIEPTIFDTKADSKIAREEIFGPVLSVITFDTVEEAVKIANDSDYGLAAAVWTSNLTTAHEVARSLRAGTVWVNCYDEGGDMNFPFGGYKQSGNGRDKSLHALEKYTELKSTLVRLR from the coding sequence ATGGAAAAGAAGACACTTGCTTACTGGAAAGACAAGGCCGCAACGCTCTCGATCGAGGGCCGGGCGTTTATCGACGGCGAGTATCGCGACGCGCAATCGGGGCGCACGTTCGACTGCGTGAGCCCGATCGACGGCAAGGTGCTGGTCAAGGTCGCGGATAGCGGTGCGGCGGACGTCGACGCCGCCGTAGCGGCCGCGCGCCGCGCATTCGACGCGCGTGGATGGGCGGGCCTGAATCCGCGTGCGCGCAAGGCGATCCTGCTGCGCTGGGCGGGGCTCATCCGCGAACATCTCGATGAGCTGTCGCTGCTTGAAACGCTCGATGCCGGCAAGCCGATCGGCGATACGACATCGGTTGATGTGCCGGGGGCGGCCTATTGCGTGGAATGGTTCGCCGAGGCGATCGACAAGGTCGGCGGCGAGGTCGTGCCGAGCGATCATCATCTCGTCGGCCTCGTGACGCGTGAGCCAATCGGCGTCGTGGCGGCGGTTGTGCCGTGGAATTTCCCGATCTTGATGGCATCCTGGAAATTCGGTCCCGCACTGGCGGCGGGTAATAGCGTCGTGTTGAAGCCTTCGGAGAAGTCGCCGCTTACTGCGATCCGTCTCGCGCAACTCGCGCTCGAAGCAGGCATTCCGCGAGGCGTGTTCAACGTGGTGCCGGGCGGCGGCGAGCCTGGCAAGCTGCTGGCATTGCATCAGGACGTCGACTGTCTGGCGTTTACGGGTTCGACGAACGTCGGCAAGCTCATCATGCAATACGCGGGGCAATCGAACCTGAAGCGGGTGTGGCTCGAACTCGGTGGCAAGTCGCCGAATATCGTCATGCCCGACTGTCCCGATCTGGATCGCGCGGCAAATGCCGCCGCGGGCGCGATTTTCTACAACATGGGCGAGATGTGCACAGCGGGTTCGCGGCTGCTCGTGCATCGCGACATCAAAGACGTTTTCCTCGACAAGCTCGTCGCCGCGGCCCGTAGCTATACGCCTGGCAATCCGCTCGATCCGGGCACGTCGATGGGAGCAATCGTTGACCAGGTTCAGCTCGATCGCGTGCTGGGCTACATCGAAGCGGGCCGCGCCGAAGCGAAGCTGTTGCTGGGTGGCGGCCGTGTGACTCCGGAAGCGGGCGGCTTCTACATCGAGCCGACGATCTTCGACACGAAGGCCGATTCGAAGATCGCGCGCGAAGAGATCTTCGGGCCTGTGTTGTCGGTCATCACGTTCGATACGGTCGAGGAGGCCGTGAAGATCGCCAACGACAGCGACTACGGCCTGGCCGCCGCCGTCTGGACGTCAAACCTGACCACCGCGCATGAAGTCGCACGCAGCCTGCGCGCGGGCACGGTATGGGTCAACTGCTATGACGAGGGAGGCGACATGAACTTCCCGTTTGGCGGCTACAAACAATCGGGTAACGGCCGTGACAAGTCGTTGCACGCACTGGAGAAGTACACCGAGCTGAAGTCTACGCTGGTGCGGCTGCGCTAA
- the speB gene encoding agmatinase, with the protein MTELLYGDGAIRRPSLYGSSIENTYAGVLSFMRRKYTRELDGVDVVVSGVPLDVATTFRSGARLGPSAVRAASVQLAELHPYPWGFNPFDDLAVTDYGDCWFDAHNPSSIKPAIMEHARTILRSNAKMLTLGGDHYITYPLLVAHAEKYGKPLSLIHFDAHCDTWADDNPDSLNHGTMFYKAVKEGLIDPKTSVQVGIRTWNEDFLGINILDAAWVHDHGPRAAVERIVSIVGDRPTYLTFDIDCLDPAFAPGTGTPVAGGLSSAQGLSIVRGLGAVNIVGADVVEVAPAYDQSDITAIAAAHIACDLLCMWRQRKVAASR; encoded by the coding sequence ATGACTGAACTTCTCTATGGCGACGGTGCAATCCGCCGTCCGTCCCTCTACGGGTCTTCGATCGAAAACACCTATGCCGGCGTACTTTCGTTCATGCGACGCAAGTACACACGCGAACTCGATGGCGTGGATGTCGTTGTGTCGGGCGTGCCGCTCGATGTCGCCACGACCTTCCGCTCCGGCGCGCGTCTCGGCCCATCGGCGGTGCGCGCGGCGAGCGTGCAGCTTGCCGAGCTGCATCCGTATCCGTGGGGCTTCAACCCCTTCGACGATCTTGCCGTGACCGATTACGGCGACTGCTGGTTCGACGCTCACAATCCGTCGTCGATCAAGCCGGCGATCATGGAACACGCACGCACCATTCTGCGTTCGAACGCGAAGATGCTGACGCTCGGCGGCGACCACTACATCACTTATCCGCTGCTGGTGGCGCACGCGGAGAAGTACGGCAAGCCCTTGTCGCTGATCCACTTCGACGCGCATTGCGATACCTGGGCCGACGACAATCCGGACAGCCTGAATCACGGCACGATGTTCTACAAGGCCGTCAAGGAAGGGCTAATCGATCCGAAGACGTCGGTGCAGGTCGGCATCCGCACGTGGAACGAGGACTTTCTCGGCATCAACATCCTCGATGCGGCATGGGTGCATGATCATGGACCGCGCGCAGCGGTCGAGCGGATTGTGTCGATTGTCGGTGACCGGCCCACGTATCTGACTTTCGATATCGACTGCCTCGACCCGGCTTTCGCGCCGGGAACAGGCACGCCGGTGGCGGGCGGCCTGTCGTCTGCACAGGGTCTTTCGATCGTGCGCGGGCTCGGCGCGGTGAACATCGTGGGCGCGGATGTCGTCGAGGTGGCCCCGGCA